Proteins from a genomic interval of Sphingobacterium lactis:
- the mqnC gene encoding cyclic dehypoxanthinyl futalosine synthase — translation MNVNKLLERALNFEFLSKEEGIFLYKEAATADLAFVANELRKIQVPHGKVTWQIDRNVNTTNVCIANCKFCNFFRRPGHEESYITDIETYKQKIEETFRYGGDQLLLQGGHHPDLGLSFYTNLFKQLKDLYPTLKLHSLGPPEIAHVAKLEGMSHLEVLTAMKEAGLDSLPGAGAEILNDRVRRLISKGKCGGQEWLDVMRAAHKINLPTSATMMFGHIETLEERFEHLVWIREVQHEKPADAHGFIAFIPWPFQDDGTLLKRLRGITNDVTADEYIRMIALSRIMLPNIKNIQASWLTVGKQTAQICLHAGANDFGSIMIEENVVSAAGAPHRFTSKSIQDAITEAGFEPQLRTQTYKFRELPEQMEEQVINY, via the coding sequence ATGAATGTAAACAAATTATTAGAGCGCGCCCTGAACTTTGAGTTTTTGAGCAAAGAAGAAGGCATATTCTTATATAAGGAAGCTGCGACTGCCGATTTGGCTTTTGTGGCAAATGAGCTCCGTAAAATACAGGTGCCCCATGGGAAAGTGACCTGGCAGATCGACCGAAATGTCAACACGACCAATGTATGCATCGCCAACTGTAAATTCTGTAATTTCTTCAGACGCCCAGGCCACGAAGAAAGCTACATCACCGATATCGAAACTTACAAACAGAAAATCGAAGAGACCTTCCGCTACGGCGGTGACCAACTCTTATTGCAAGGCGGTCATCACCCAGACCTGGGACTTTCCTTCTATACCAATCTATTCAAGCAATTGAAGGACCTATATCCTACGCTGAAGCTGCATTCCTTAGGCCCGCCAGAGATCGCGCATGTGGCCAAGTTGGAAGGAATGAGCCATCTCGAGGTACTAACGGCCATGAAGGAAGCCGGTTTGGACTCCCTTCCGGGAGCGGGAGCTGAAATTCTGAACGACCGGGTTCGCCGATTGATATCCAAGGGCAAATGTGGCGGACAGGAATGGCTGGATGTTATGCGTGCTGCACATAAGATCAATTTGCCGACATCCGCAACCATGATGTTCGGCCATATCGAAACATTGGAAGAGCGTTTTGAGCACTTGGTTTGGATCCGTGAAGTACAACACGAAAAACCTGCCGATGCACATGGTTTTATCGCCTTTATTCCTTGGCCTTTCCAGGATGATGGTACCCTATTGAAACGTCTGCGTGGAATCACGAACGATGTTACCGCGGATGAATACATCCGTATGATTGCCCTTAGCCGGATCATGCTGCCGAATATCAAAAATATCCAGGCTTCCTGGTTAACCGTAGGCAAGCAAACCGCACAGATCTGTTTGCATGCAGGTGCCAATGACTTTGGATCCATCATGATTGAAGAGAATGTTGTATCTGCAGCAGGAGCGCCACATCGCTTCACCTCCAAATCCATACAGGATGCCATTACCGAAGCTGGCTTTGAACCGCAGTTAAGGACGCAGACCTACAAATTCCGTGAGCTCCCTGAGCAGATGGAAGAACAGGTCATAAATTACTAG
- a CDS encoding NAD(P)H-quinone oxidoreductase, with the protein MRAARMNGFGGPEVFDVVELPGLKPGIGEVLIAVAAAGINRPDVFQRKGNYPAPSGVPADIPGLEISGIVQEVGEGVEDLQVGDAVMALLAGGGYATEAVVPADHCILKPEMLSFEEAAAIPETTYTVWHNLFERGHLAKNERVLIHGGTGGIGTTAIQLAKAIGAEVITTVGSAEKKEIALSLGADLVLNYQEEDFASVLKESGVDVVLDSIGGDYFAKHLDILRPDGRLVHINAVQGAKVELNLLKMMQKRITITGSTLRARDKSFKTQLTRAVVTHVLPLIERGEFKPLINRVYPLSAVSEAHAYFETADQYGKIVLNMKS; encoded by the coding sequence ATGAGAGCAGCAAGAATGAACGGATTTGGCGGCCCTGAGGTCTTTGACGTGGTCGAACTTCCGGGGTTAAAACCAGGGATCGGGGAGGTGTTGATTGCCGTAGCTGCGGCAGGCATCAACCGGCCCGATGTTTTCCAGCGTAAAGGGAATTACCCGGCACCGTCAGGCGTTCCTGCTGATATTCCTGGGCTTGAAATTTCCGGAATCGTGCAGGAGGTGGGTGAAGGAGTAGAAGATCTGCAAGTTGGAGATGCTGTGATGGCCTTGCTGGCGGGTGGTGGATATGCCACGGAGGCAGTGGTACCAGCCGACCATTGCATCCTGAAGCCTGAAATGCTAAGCTTCGAAGAAGCTGCTGCAATTCCGGAAACCACCTATACCGTATGGCATAATCTTTTCGAACGTGGTCACTTGGCCAAAAATGAACGCGTATTGATTCATGGAGGTACTGGAGGGATCGGAACAACAGCCATCCAACTGGCCAAGGCGATTGGCGCGGAGGTGATTACTACGGTGGGTTCTGCGGAGAAAAAGGAGATTGCACTAAGCTTGGGTGCTGATCTAGTGCTGAACTATCAGGAAGAGGATTTCGCATCGGTATTAAAAGAGTCGGGAGTCGATGTAGTATTGGATAGCATTGGCGGTGACTACTTTGCCAAACATTTGGATATCCTTCGTCCCGATGGGAGGTTAGTCCACATCAATGCCGTACAGGGAGCAAAAGTGGAGTTGAACCTGTTAAAGATGATGCAAAAGCGAATCACCATAACGGGATCTACCTTGCGTGCACGGGATAAGTCGTTCAAGACCCAACTAACTCGCGCTGTTGTAACACATGTTTTACCCTTGATTGAGCGTGGTGAATTTAAGCCGCTGATCAATCGGGTTTATCCACTTTCGGCCGTTTCGGAAGCACATGCCTATTTTGAAACTGCGGATCAATATGGCAAAATAGTGCTCAATATGAAAAGCTAA
- the scpB gene encoding SMC-Scp complex subunit ScpB, with the protein MKDIILNIEAIIFASAEGISQKDLREVLQDALAIEISKVELAEFVGKLKAKYESADYPMALVSINDNLQFLTKPEYHDAINQLQIHKEKKKLSQAALETLAIIAYRQPITKLEVEQIRGVNCDYSIQRLLEKGLIQIAGKSESIGKPLLYATSAEFMNHFGLSSTKDLPQLKDIVAEENSIGEIVE; encoded by the coding sequence TTGAAGGATATCATTTTAAATATCGAAGCGATCATTTTTGCCTCTGCCGAAGGTATTTCTCAGAAGGACCTACGCGAGGTATTGCAGGACGCTTTAGCCATTGAGATCAGCAAAGTGGAGCTTGCGGAATTCGTGGGCAAATTAAAAGCCAAATACGAATCTGCCGATTACCCAATGGCCTTGGTGAGTATAAACGACAATCTACAGTTCCTGACCAAGCCTGAATACCACGATGCCATCAACCAACTACAGATACATAAGGAGAAGAAAAAACTGAGCCAGGCAGCGTTGGAAACCTTGGCAATCATTGCATACAGGCAGCCCATTACAAAGTTGGAGGTAGAGCAGATCCGTGGTGTAAACTGTGACTATTCCATCCAGCGATTGTTGGAGAAAGGATTGATTCAGATTGCTGGTAAGTCAGAATCCATCGGTAAACCCCTACTCTATGCCACCAGTGCGGAATTCATGAACCATTTCGGTCTCTCCAGCACGAAGGATCTCCCGCAATTGAAGGATATTGTTGCTGAAGAAAATTCCATTGGCGAAATCGTGGAATAA
- a CDS encoding GH92 family glycosyl hydrolase — protein MNLKFLVTAVLIGGTVLSGFAQKIGKVDKPLDLVSTLVGTQSTYFLSSGNTYPAVALPWGMNFWSPQTGKMGDGWMYTYTAEKIRGIKQTHQPSPWMNDYGQFSIMAMVGNKTFDQDKRSSYFSHKAEVARPHYYSVYLADYDTKVELTPTERASYFRFTFPKTDSAYVLIDAFDKGSYVEVIPQEQKIIGYSTKNSGGVPKNFKNYYVMTFDKPFANVATFADSVLTDGRYKIQADHVGAIVGFQNANAGDQVLMKAASSFISPEQAELNLKELDGVTFDEQVEKGADIWNTELGKIQVEGGTIDQMRIFYSSLYRSLLFPRMFYEIDANGNVMHYSPYNGEVLPGYMFTDTGFWDTFRALFPFLNLMYPEVNLKMQEGLANAYRESGWLPEWASPGLRNVMVGNNSASVVADAWVKGVRSKDIETLYEAVLHGANNAGPLTAVGRAGADYYKELGYVPYDVKINENAARTLEYAYDDFSIYQLAKALGKSKEDQELYKKRAYNYEKLFDPATGLMRGKNKDGSWSNPFNPFKWGDAFTEGNSWHYSWSVFQDVEGLAKLMGGHQAMEIKLDSVFTLPPVFDDSYYGFPIHEIREMQIANMGQYAHGNQPIQHMIYLYNHVGAPWKAQYWIRETMNRMYSPNPDGYCGDEDNGQTSAWYVFSALGFYPVTPATDEYVIGSPIFDKITMHLSNGKTIQIETKNNSDQNRYIQNLKWNGKNYTKNFLNHSELVKGANLTFDMGAEPNKQRGVNKADLPFSMSKDDK, from the coding sequence ATGAACTTAAAATTTCTTGTGACAGCAGTTTTGATTGGTGGTACCGTTCTTTCGGGTTTTGCTCAGAAAATCGGGAAGGTGGATAAGCCTTTGGATTTGGTGAGCACCTTGGTGGGAACCCAATCAACGTATTTCCTGTCCAGCGGAAATACCTATCCTGCCGTGGCTTTGCCTTGGGGGATGAATTTCTGGAGCCCACAGACAGGTAAGATGGGTGACGGGTGGATGTACACCTATACCGCTGAGAAAATCCGTGGTATAAAACAGACGCATCAGCCATCTCCATGGATGAACGACTACGGTCAATTTTCCATTATGGCCATGGTCGGCAATAAAACCTTTGACCAGGACAAGCGATCCAGCTATTTCTCCCACAAAGCTGAAGTGGCCAGACCGCATTACTATTCGGTCTATTTGGCGGATTATGATACCAAAGTAGAGCTGACGCCGACAGAAAGGGCGTCCTACTTCCGTTTCACTTTCCCAAAGACAGATTCAGCTTACGTGTTGATCGATGCCTTCGATAAGGGATCTTACGTTGAAGTTATTCCCCAAGAGCAGAAGATCATTGGTTACAGCACCAAGAACAGCGGGGGAGTGCCTAAGAACTTCAAGAATTATTACGTCATGACCTTTGATAAGCCATTTGCGAACGTGGCAACCTTTGCGGACTCTGTGCTAACGGACGGCCGCTATAAGATCCAAGCGGACCATGTCGGTGCGATCGTCGGGTTCCAGAACGCCAATGCCGGTGATCAGGTACTCATGAAAGCGGCATCATCCTTTATAAGTCCGGAACAGGCCGAGCTTAACCTGAAGGAATTGGACGGTGTTACCTTTGATGAACAGGTAGAGAAGGGCGCAGATATTTGGAATACGGAGTTGGGTAAGATTCAGGTAGAAGGTGGTACGATCGATCAGATGCGTATTTTCTATTCTTCCCTTTACCGTTCGCTATTATTCCCGCGCATGTTCTATGAAATCGATGCCAACGGAAATGTGATGCATTATTCTCCATACAATGGCGAAGTGTTGCCGGGGTATATGTTCACGGATACAGGCTTCTGGGATACCTTCCGCGCCTTATTTCCGTTCTTGAACCTCATGTACCCGGAGGTGAACCTGAAGATGCAGGAAGGTTTGGCAAATGCCTACCGGGAAAGCGGCTGGTTGCCGGAATGGGCAAGCCCTGGATTGCGGAACGTGATGGTCGGTAATAACTCGGCTTCGGTTGTGGCGGACGCGTGGGTAAAAGGCGTTCGATCCAAGGATATCGAGACCTTATATGAAGCTGTGCTTCATGGTGCCAATAATGCTGGCCCCTTAACCGCTGTGGGCCGTGCTGGTGCCGATTACTATAAGGAATTGGGGTATGTACCTTATGATGTCAAGATCAATGAAAATGCAGCTCGTACGCTGGAATATGCCTATGATGATTTTTCCATTTATCAATTGGCAAAAGCATTGGGTAAATCAAAGGAAGATCAAGAGCTCTACAAGAAAAGAGCGTATAACTACGAGAAGCTGTTTGACCCAGCAACTGGATTGATGCGCGGCAAGAATAAGGACGGATCATGGTCCAATCCATTTAATCCCTTCAAATGGGGTGACGCCTTTACGGAAGGGAACAGCTGGCATTACAGTTGGTCGGTCTTCCAGGATGTTGAAGGATTGGCGAAGTTAATGGGAGGCCACCAGGCGATGGAAATTAAGTTGGATTCTGTATTCACCTTGCCACCGGTTTTTGACGACAGCTATTATGGATTCCCGATCCATGAAATCCGTGAAATGCAGATCGCCAATATGGGGCAATATGCGCATGGCAATCAGCCGATCCAACACATGATCTACCTATACAACCACGTAGGTGCACCATGGAAAGCACAATATTGGATTCGTGAAACCATGAACAGAATGTATTCTCCCAACCCTGATGGATATTGTGGGGATGAGGACAACGGACAGACTTCAGCGTGGTATGTATTCTCGGCTTTGGGATTCTATCCGGTTACACCGGCAACGGATGAGTATGTCATCGGTTCTCCGATTTTCGATAAGATCACCATGCACCTGAGCAACGGGAAAACCATTCAGATCGAAACTAAAAACAACTCCGATCAGAACCGGTATATCCAGAACCTGAAATGGAACGGCAAGAACTACACAAAGAACTTCTTGAACCATAGCGAACTGGTCAAAGGTGCCAACCTCACATTTGATATGGGCGCAGAACCCAACAAGCAAAGGGGAGTGAACAAAGCAGACCTACCATTCTCCATGAGTAAGGACGACAAATAG
- a CDS encoding NAD(P)/FAD-dependent oxidoreductase: protein MDLKSNEPFWLIKNGLLGSYPSLREDTSCEVLIIGAGITGSLIAHQCIKDGYDTIVIDKREVVNGSSSATTSMLQYEIDTPLYELREMIGTHGADLSYQACSKAIDDLGEIAKDIKSNAGFRTKDSLYYASRKKDVAWLEKEYDARKEAGFTVEWLEPSTIQKKFKIQDAHGGILSKQGASVDAFCLAHEILHYNEKKGLRIFDKTEMTKVEEKRGFNLVTLDSGFKIKAKHIIYCVGYESVNLIPEHFVDLLSTFAIVSEINQNLYQEYNDYLIWNTAEPYLYMRTTDDCRFLIGGEDEEFRDPQKRDELIEKKSEKLLKSYEKVFGNKEFITDFRWAGTFGETKDGLPYIGPHPDFKRSYFVLGFGGNGITFSVTGMEMVSAWLKGNKHPLDPYFAFRR from the coding sequence ATGGATTTAAAATCTAATGAACCTTTTTGGTTGATTAAAAATGGTTTGCTCGGCAGTTATCCTTCCCTTCGGGAGGATACGTCCTGCGAGGTCCTGATTATAGGAGCCGGAATTACTGGAAGTTTGATTGCACATCAATGTATTAAAGATGGATACGATACGATTGTAATCGATAAGCGTGAAGTTGTCAATGGAAGCTCCAGTGCAACGACTTCCATGCTGCAATATGAGATCGATACCCCATTGTATGAATTGCGTGAGATGATCGGTACCCATGGTGCCGACCTCAGTTACCAAGCCTGTTCAAAAGCAATTGATGACTTGGGCGAGATTGCCAAGGATATCAAATCCAATGCAGGTTTCCGCACCAAGGATTCCCTGTATTATGCATCCCGCAAAAAGGATGTCGCTTGGTTGGAGAAGGAATACGATGCCCGTAAGGAAGCGGGATTTACAGTCGAATGGTTGGAACCGTCTACTATCCAAAAGAAATTCAAAATTCAGGATGCCCACGGTGGTATTCTTTCCAAACAAGGGGCTAGTGTCGATGCATTCTGCCTTGCCCATGAAATCCTGCATTATAATGAAAAAAAAGGGCTTCGGATTTTCGATAAGACCGAAATGACCAAAGTGGAGGAGAAGCGAGGCTTTAATTTGGTCACGCTGGATAGTGGGTTCAAGATCAAGGCCAAGCATATTATCTATTGCGTAGGTTACGAAAGTGTAAACCTAATACCTGAGCATTTTGTCGATCTGTTGAGCACTTTTGCCATTGTTTCCGAAATCAATCAGAACCTTTATCAAGAATATAATGATTACCTCATCTGGAATACAGCTGAACCGTACCTCTATATGCGGACAACGGATGATTGTCGCTTTCTGATCGGTGGGGAGGATGAGGAATTCCGTGATCCCCAGAAAAGAGATGAACTCATCGAAAAGAAATCCGAAAAATTGCTGAAGTCCTATGAGAAGGTTTTTGGCAACAAGGAATTTATCACCGACTTCCGTTGGGCGGGTACATTTGGCGAAACAAAGGATGGCTTGCCCTATATCGGGCCACATCCGGATTTTAAACGTTCCTATTTCGTACTTGGCTTCGGTGGGAACGGGATTACATTCTCCGTTACGGGAATGGAGATGGTCTCCGCTTGGTTAAAGGGAAATAAGCATCCCTTGGACCCTTATTTTGCATTCAGAAGATAA
- a CDS encoding SRPBCC family protein — MSHDTILIERTYPISTPALWQAMTDKQKLKEWFFEIPDFSTNVGDEFEFSKSDKSPNHLHHCEVLEVIPNQLFKFSWRHPKQTKGISVISWQFIPRMGATTLRLVHEGLEHFKDAGEEYSQAKFESGWERILGEGLNKFVNKL; from the coding sequence ATGAGCCATGACACGATACTGATTGAACGTACTTATCCCATTTCTACGCCTGCCCTCTGGCAAGCTATGACCGATAAACAGAAGCTGAAGGAATGGTTCTTTGAAATCCCTGATTTCTCTACCAACGTAGGAGATGAATTTGAATTTTCAAAATCCGACAAATCTCCGAATCATCTGCACCACTGTGAGGTTTTGGAAGTCATTCCCAACCAATTGTTCAAATTTTCCTGGCGGCATCCCAAACAGACTAAAGGCATATCAGTGATCTCTTGGCAATTTATACCGCGGATGGGGGCTACCACTTTGCGTCTGGTTCATGAAGGGCTGGAACACTTTAAGGATGCTGGTGAAGAATACAGCCAAGCTAAGTTTGAATCGGGATGGGAACGGATCTTAGGTGAAGGTTTGAATAAATTCGTCAATAAACTTTAA
- a CDS encoding dicarboxylate/amino acid:cation symporter codes for MRKIFSSLYVQVILGIVVGILCGVFFPDFAVKLKPLGDGFIKLIKMVIAPLIFSSIVIGIAGMQDVKKVGKIGLTSIIYFEIMTTIALIIGLIFVNLIQPGTGMNVDPASLDPNAVSQYVKQSEEHKSLMDFILSIIPDNVIAAVASDNLLQVLVFAVLFGIGLTKIGHRHAEPVINVLQSFLKAIFAVIKMIMYLAPIGAMGAMGFTIGKYGLEALSSLGMLMVSFYLTCIIFIVVVIGAVLHFYVKVSIFKLLKYIKEELLIVLGTSSSESALPGLMQKLEDAGCSKPIVGLVIPTGYSFNLDGTCIYLTMAAVFISQALNMHLSLEQEIVLLLVLLLTSKGAAGVTGSGFVTLAATLPVVGHVPVEAVGLILGIDRFMSEARALTNIVGNAAATLVVAKYEKGLDEVQLKQTLESSDKPNSLT; via the coding sequence ATGAGAAAAATATTTTCTAGCCTCTACGTGCAGGTCATCCTCGGAATCGTCGTCGGAATTCTTTGTGGTGTCTTCTTTCCCGATTTTGCAGTTAAATTAAAGCCTTTGGGCGATGGGTTTATCAAATTGATCAAGATGGTCATTGCACCACTGATCTTCAGCTCCATTGTCATCGGTATTGCCGGAATGCAGGATGTGAAGAAAGTCGGTAAAATCGGCTTGACTTCCATCATCTATTTCGAGATCATGACGACTATTGCCCTGATCATTGGGTTGATTTTTGTCAATTTGATCCAGCCCGGAACGGGAATGAATGTCGATCCTGCATCCTTGGATCCCAATGCGGTTAGTCAATACGTCAAACAGTCTGAAGAGCACAAAAGTCTAATGGACTTTATCCTCAGTATTATTCCCGATAACGTAATTGCCGCCGTGGCTTCCGATAACCTGCTGCAGGTTTTGGTTTTTGCGGTACTATTTGGGATTGGTTTGACCAAGATCGGCCACAGACATGCCGAACCTGTTATCAATGTCCTCCAATCCTTTCTGAAGGCTATTTTTGCGGTTATCAAGATGATCATGTACTTGGCACCGATCGGAGCGATGGGAGCAATGGGGTTCACGATAGGAAAATATGGTCTCGAAGCGCTATCCTCACTGGGCATGCTGATGGTCAGTTTTTACCTGACCTGTATAATCTTCATTGTGGTTGTTATTGGTGCTGTCCTTCATTTCTATGTTAAGGTCAGTATTTTTAAGCTGCTCAAATACATCAAAGAGGAATTGTTGATCGTATTGGGTACTTCCTCATCAGAATCTGCATTGCCGGGATTGATGCAGAAGTTGGAAGATGCCGGTTGTTCGAAACCCATCGTCGGACTTGTCATTCCAACAGGTTACTCCTTTAACCTGGATGGAACCTGTATATACCTGACCATGGCGGCCGTGTTTATCTCGCAAGCCCTCAACATGCACCTGAGCCTGGAACAGGAAATCGTGCTGTTGCTGGTCCTCTTGCTGACCTCCAAAGGAGCCGCCGGGGTAACCGGCAGTGGCTTCGTAACCTTAGCTGCTACATTACCCGTTGTGGGGCATGTGCCGGTTGAAGCCGTAGGGTTGATCCTGGGAATTGACCGTTTTATGAGCGAAGCCCGTGCACTGACCAATATAGTCGGGAATGCGGCAGCAACACTGGTCGTCGCTAAATATGAAAAGGGATTGGATGAAGTGCAACTGAAGCAAACATTGGAAAGCTCCGATAAACCAAATTCTCTCACATAA
- a CDS encoding catalase → MKKKKNSEVKQIDDHVVDNKDRVMTTNDGVPVFDNNNTLKAGNRGPSLQQDHIFFDKLMHFDRERIPERVVHARGSGAHGTFEATADISSITSANFLKKGTVTPVFVRFSTVAGFKGSTDLARDVRGFSVKFYTQEGNYDLVGNNIPVFFIQDAMNFPDVVHAVKPEPNNEMPQAASAHDTFWDFISLMPEAAHMSIWVMSDRAIPRSLRMMEGFGVHTFKFINEAGKTTFVKFHWKPRLGKHAVAWNEAQKISGFDADFHRRDLWDAIENGDFPQWDLGVQLIPEEDEMKFSFDILDPTKIIPEELVPVQIIGTMTLNRNPENFFAETEQAAFDPGRLVPGIDFSDDPLLQGRIFSYMDTQNYRLGGPNFHELPINRPINGKHNNQKDGFARMDILKGNTSYFPNSQGGGCPYHAMLKGEVGYETGKQEVQGNKVRERSDSFADHFTQARLYFNSLSPEEQDHVINAFSFELSKVKNEDIRKRELAILNQVDKHLASSVGDNLGLTPAKSLDPLTLQFARQNHPNYPIQPKKPEVERSEALSMKVKPGEGTIVSRKVAFLVDNGVSKASVDKMKKALEKEGAMPVLISSKVGKLTFKEGGEAEIQHTYLTDASVAFDAFYTPEGDSVAKLAKNPDYVQFINEGFRHCKALAFAKGAEELAAKSFIEKDAGVIFESAGDLTADFIEQMKQHRIWEREMDRKVPS, encoded by the coding sequence ATGAAAAAAAAGAAAAATTCAGAAGTAAAGCAGATTGACGACCACGTTGTTGATAACAAGGATCGGGTGATGACCACAAATGATGGCGTTCCTGTTTTTGACAACAACAATACCTTAAAAGCGGGAAACCGCGGTCCTTCGTTGCAGCAGGACCATATTTTCTTTGATAAGCTGATGCACTTTGACCGTGAGCGGATTCCGGAGCGAGTGGTGCATGCACGTGGTTCGGGGGCACATGGTACTTTCGAGGCCACCGCAGATATAAGTTCCATTACGAGCGCAAATTTCTTGAAGAAGGGAACGGTGACTCCGGTTTTTGTTCGTTTCTCCACTGTTGCCGGATTTAAGGGATCGACGGATTTAGCACGCGATGTCCGCGGATTTTCCGTGAAGTTCTATACCCAGGAAGGAAATTATGACCTGGTAGGAAATAACATTCCCGTATTCTTTATCCAGGATGCAATGAACTTTCCCGATGTTGTCCATGCCGTAAAACCTGAACCCAACAATGAAATGCCCCAGGCTGCATCTGCGCACGATACATTCTGGGATTTTATCTCCCTGATGCCCGAGGCTGCCCATATGTCCATCTGGGTGATGTCCGACCGAGCCATTCCGCGTAGTTTACGGATGATGGAAGGATTTGGTGTTCATACCTTTAAATTTATCAATGAAGCAGGAAAAACAACCTTCGTGAAATTCCACTGGAAACCGAGGTTGGGGAAACATGCCGTGGCATGGAACGAGGCGCAGAAAATTTCCGGTTTTGATGCGGATTTCCACCGCCGGGACCTATGGGATGCCATCGAAAATGGCGATTTTCCACAATGGGACCTGGGCGTACAATTGATCCCTGAAGAGGATGAAATGAAATTCTCCTTCGATATCCTTGACCCGACCAAGATCATCCCCGAGGAATTGGTACCGGTACAGATTATCGGGACCATGACCCTGAATCGAAATCCAGAGAATTTCTTCGCTGAAACGGAACAGGCCGCTTTCGATCCGGGACGCTTGGTGCCTGGAATTGATTTCTCCGATGATCCGTTGTTACAGGGACGTATATTCTCGTACATGGACACCCAGAATTACCGCTTAGGAGGCCCTAACTTTCATGAGTTACCTATCAATAGACCGATCAACGGCAAGCATAACAATCAAAAAGATGGTTTTGCACGAATGGATATCCTGAAAGGCAATACCAGTTATTTTCCGAACAGTCAGGGCGGTGGCTGCCCATACCATGCCATGTTGAAAGGAGAGGTCGGGTATGAAACCGGCAAGCAGGAAGTACAGGGAAATAAGGTTCGCGAACGTTCGGATTCCTTTGCCGATCATTTTACCCAAGCCCGTTTATATTTCAATTCCTTAAGCCCCGAAGAACAGGATCATGTGATCAATGCCTTTAGCTTCGAGCTTTCAAAAGTGAAAAATGAAGATATCCGGAAAAGAGAACTCGCCATATTAAATCAAGTGGATAAACATTTGGCCTCTTCGGTGGGAGATAATTTGGGCTTGACGCCAGCGAAATCGTTGGATCCTTTAACCCTGCAATTTGCCCGTCAGAATCATCCAAACTATCCGATCCAACCGAAAAAACCGGAAGTTGAGCGCTCTGAAGCGTTAAGTATGAAGGTGAAACCTGGAGAAGGGACAATCGTTAGCCGTAAGGTAGCATTTTTGGTCGATAACGGCGTGAGCAAAGCCTCTGTGGATAAGATGAAGAAAGCTTTGGAGAAAGAAGGAGCCATGCCTGTGCTGATTTCCAGTAAGGTGGGCAAGTTAACCTTTAAAGAAGGGGGAGAAGCTGAAATTCAACATACCTACCTGACAGACGCTTCCGTTGCTTTCGATGCATTCTATACGCCGGAAGGGGATTCCGTAGCCAAATTGGCCAAAAATCCCGATTACGTGCAATTTATCAATGAAGGTTTCAGACATTGTAAAGCATTGGCATTTGCCAA